A region of Burkholderiales bacterium JOSHI_001 DNA encodes the following proteins:
- a CDS encoding lipoate synthase (PFAM: Radical SAM superfamily~TIGRFAM: lipoate synthase), whose product MSTDYDPSAKQKAQAKTSRIPIKVVAAETLKKPDWIRVKAGSPTTRFYEIKNILREHKLVTVCEEASCPNIGECFGHGTATFMIMGDKCTRRCPFCDVGHGRPDPLDADEPANLAKTIAALKLKYVVITSVDRDDLRDGGAAHFVDCIRQVREVSPLTRIEILTPDFRGRDDRALEILKAAPPDVMNHNLETVPRLYKEARPGSDFQFSLSLLRKFKALHPEVPTKSGLMVGLGETDEEILDVMREMRLHDIDMLTIGQYLAPSGHHLPVRRYVHPDTFAMFEREAKAMGFSHAAVGALVRSSYHADKQAAQAGVDNTV is encoded by the coding sequence ATGTCCACCGATTACGACCCCAGTGCCAAGCAGAAGGCGCAGGCCAAGACCTCGCGCATTCCCATCAAGGTGGTGGCGGCCGAAACGCTGAAGAAGCCGGACTGGATCCGCGTGAAGGCGGGTTCGCCCACCACGCGCTTCTACGAGATCAAGAACATCCTGCGCGAGCACAAGCTGGTGACGGTGTGCGAAGAGGCCAGTTGCCCCAACATCGGCGAATGCTTCGGCCACGGCACCGCCACCTTCATGATCATGGGCGACAAGTGCACGCGACGCTGCCCCTTCTGCGACGTGGGCCATGGCCGGCCCGACCCGCTGGACGCCGACGAGCCGGCCAACCTGGCCAAGACGATTGCGGCGCTGAAGCTGAAGTACGTGGTCATCACCAGCGTGGACCGCGACGACCTGCGCGACGGCGGCGCGGCGCATTTCGTCGATTGCATCCGCCAGGTGCGCGAGGTGTCGCCGTTGACCCGCATCGAGATCCTGACGCCCGACTTCCGCGGCCGCGACGACCGTGCGCTGGAGATCCTGAAAGCCGCGCCGCCCGACGTGATGAACCACAACCTGGAAACCGTGCCGCGCCTGTACAAGGAAGCGCGCCCGGGCAGCGACTTCCAGTTCAGCCTGTCGCTGCTGAGGAAGTTCAAGGCCTTGCATCCTGAGGTGCCCACCAAGAGCGGGCTGATGGTGGGCCTGGGCGAAACCGACGAAGAAATTCTGGACGTGATGCGCGAGATGCGCTTGCACGACATCGACATGCTCACCATCGGCCAGTACCTGGCCCCCAGCGGCCACCACCTGCCGGTGCGGCGCTACGTGCACCCGGACACCTTCGCGATGTTCGAGCGCGAAGCCAAGGCGATGGGCTTTTCCCACGCCGCCGTGGGTGCGCTGGTGCGCAGCAGCTACCACGCCGACAAACAAGCGGCGCAGGCCGGGGTGGACAACACGGTCTGA
- a CDS encoding D-alanyl-D-alanine carboxypeptidase (PFAM: D-alanyl-D-alanine carboxypeptidase; Penicillin-binding protein 5, C-terminal domain), whose translation MKSLFTLVPLLVALAAPPLAVAQAAAPAPATASTLPQAPEVAAKSYLLLDVNANQVLAERRADDPVDPASLTKLMTAYLVFDALKAKKLTLEQTLPVSERAWAERKGGGSLMFIDPKMTPKVDELLRGMIAVSGNDAAVALAEGVGGSVENFVDMMNRQAQAWGLKNTQFKNVTGLTQAGHHSSARDLAAIATAILRDHAQYYGYYSMREYTFNKIRQDNRNQLLGRDPSVDGMKTGFTDAAGYCLVASATRDYPNLGGKRRLLSVVLGTASRDARAAESQKLLNWGYAAWDPIRLFEAGKPAVTVQVWKGKANQVGLGSTEALVVAVPKGEGDKLKTTIERTDPLVAPLAAGQRVGQLKVTTAAGATVTSVPLRVLTEVPEAGLIGRAWDALRLWIK comes from the coding sequence ATGAAGTCATTGTTTACCTTGGTTCCGCTGCTGGTCGCTCTGGCCGCCCCCCCACTGGCCGTCGCCCAGGCGGCAGCCCCCGCGCCCGCCACGGCCTCCACCCTGCCGCAGGCCCCCGAGGTGGCCGCCAAGAGCTACCTGCTGCTGGACGTGAACGCCAACCAGGTGCTGGCCGAGCGCCGCGCCGACGACCCCGTGGACCCGGCCTCGCTGACCAAGCTGATGACCGCCTACCTGGTGTTCGACGCGTTGAAGGCCAAGAAGCTGACGCTGGAGCAGACCCTGCCGGTGTCCGAACGCGCCTGGGCCGAGCGCAAGGGTGGTGGCTCGCTGATGTTCATCGACCCCAAGATGACACCCAAGGTGGACGAACTGCTGCGCGGCATGATCGCCGTGTCGGGCAACGACGCCGCGGTGGCCCTGGCCGAGGGCGTGGGCGGCTCGGTCGAGAACTTCGTCGACATGATGAACCGCCAGGCCCAGGCCTGGGGCCTGAAGAACACCCAGTTCAAGAACGTGACCGGCCTCACCCAGGCCGGCCACCACAGCAGCGCGCGCGACCTGGCGGCGATTGCCACGGCCATCCTGCGCGACCACGCGCAGTACTACGGCTACTACTCCATGCGCGAGTACACCTTCAACAAGATCCGCCAGGACAACCGCAACCAGCTGCTGGGCCGCGACCCCTCGGTGGACGGCATGAAGACCGGCTTCACCGACGCCGCCGGCTACTGCCTGGTGGCCAGCGCCACGCGCGACTACCCCAACCTGGGCGGCAAGCGCCGGCTTTTGTCGGTGGTGCTGGGCACCGCGTCGCGCGACGCCCGCGCGGCCGAAAGCCAGAAGCTGCTGAACTGGGGCTACGCCGCCTGGGACCCGATCCGCCTGTTTGAAGCCGGGAAGCCGGCCGTCACCGTGCAGGTCTGGAAGGGCAAGGCCAACCAGGTGGGCCTGGGCTCCACCGAGGCCCTGGTGGTGGCCGTGCCCAAGGGCGAAGGTGACAAGCTGAAGACCACCATCGAGCGCACCGACCCCCTGGTGGCCCCGCTGGCCGCTGGCCAGCGCGTGGGCCAGTTGAAAGTGACCACCGCCGCCGGCGCCACGGTCACCAGCGTGCCGCTGCGGGTGCTGACCGAGGTGCCGGAAGCCGGCCTGATCGGCCGCGCCTGGGACGCCTTGCGGCTGTGGATCAAGTGA
- a CDS encoding delta-aminolevulinic acid dehydratase (PFAM: Delta-aminolevulinic acid dehydratase): MTTPPPFPASRPRRLRRDAFTRNLVRENRLHPGDFILPVFVLDGQGQVQDVASMPGVQRRSVDGLYAIAEQCLSLGVPVMALFPVLDAAKKTPDGREAINPDGLVPRAVRELKKRFPELGLLTDVALDPFTSHGQDGLLDDTGYILNDATVAVLRQQARVQAEAGVDIVAPSDMMDGRIGAIRSELEAAGQIHTRIMAYSAKYASAFYGPFRDAVGSAKNLGKSDKKVYQMDPGNSDEALREVALDIAEGADMVMVKPGMPYLDIVRRVKDEFRMPTFAYQVSGEYAMLKAAAANGWLDHDLVMMEGLLAFKRAGADGVLSYFALDAARLIRQQG, encoded by the coding sequence GTGACAACGCCACCGCCCTTTCCCGCCAGCCGTCCGCGCCGCCTGCGCCGCGACGCCTTTACGCGCAATCTGGTGCGCGAAAACCGATTGCATCCCGGCGATTTCATCCTGCCGGTGTTTGTGCTGGACGGCCAGGGCCAGGTGCAGGACGTGGCCAGCATGCCCGGCGTGCAGCGCCGTTCGGTGGACGGGCTGTATGCCATTGCGGAACAGTGCCTGAGCCTGGGTGTGCCGGTGATGGCCCTGTTCCCGGTGCTGGACGCCGCCAAGAAAACCCCTGATGGGCGTGAGGCCATCAACCCCGACGGCCTGGTGCCGCGGGCGGTGCGCGAGCTGAAAAAGCGCTTCCCCGAACTGGGCCTGCTGACCGACGTGGCGCTGGACCCCTTCACCAGCCACGGCCAGGACGGCCTGCTGGACGACACCGGCTACATCCTGAACGACGCCACCGTGGCCGTGCTGCGCCAGCAGGCCCGGGTGCAGGCCGAAGCCGGCGTGGACATCGTGGCACCCAGCGACATGATGGACGGGCGCATCGGAGCCATTCGCAGCGAGCTGGAAGCGGCCGGGCAGATCCACACCCGCATCATGGCCTACAGCGCCAAGTACGCCAGCGCCTTCTACGGCCCCTTCCGCGACGCCGTGGGCTCGGCCAAGAACCTGGGCAAGAGCGACAAGAAGGTCTACCAGATGGACCCCGGCAACAGCGACGAAGCCCTGCGCGAGGTGGCGCTGGACATCGCCGAAGGCGCCGACATGGTGATGGTGAAGCCCGGCATGCCCTACCTGGACATCGTGCGCCGGGTGAAGGACGAGTTCCGCATGCCCACCTTCGCCTACCAGGTGAGTGGCGAGTACGCCATGCTCAAGGCCGCGGCCGCGAACGGCTGGCTGGACCACGACCTGGTGATGATGGAAGGGCTGCTGGCCTTCAAGCGCGCCGGCGCCGACGGCGTGCTGAGCTATTTCGCGCTGGACGCCGCGCGGCTGATCCGCCAGCAGGGCTGA
- a CDS encoding metalloprotein, YbeY/UPF0054 family (PFAM: Uncharacterized protein family UPF0054~TIGRFAM: metalloprotein, YbeY/UPF0054 family) — protein sequence MSLPALKLSLQFADARHRALLPRHRVARWIRAALSAPGEITVRVVDEEEGRRLNADFRGKAYATNVLTFDYQHEPVVVADLVLAAPVLEREAKDLGISVEAHYAHLLVHGTLHAQGHDHVRAREAKVMEALESQVMAALGFADPYAR from the coding sequence GTGAGTTTGCCCGCGCTGAAGCTGTCGCTGCAGTTCGCCGATGCGCGCCACCGCGCATTGCTGCCGCGCCACCGCGTGGCGCGATGGATCCGTGCCGCCTTGTCGGCACCAGGCGAGATCACGGTGCGGGTGGTGGACGAAGAAGAGGGCCGGCGGCTGAACGCCGACTTCCGCGGCAAGGCCTACGCCACCAACGTGCTCACCTTCGATTACCAGCATGAACCCGTGGTGGTGGCCGACCTGGTGCTGGCCGCGCCGGTGCTGGAGCGCGAGGCGAAGGACCTGGGCATCAGCGTCGAAGCGCACTACGCCCATCTGCTGGTGCACGGCACCCTGCATGCGCAGGGCCACGACCATGTGCGCGCGCGCGAGGCGAAAGTGATGGAAGCGCTGGAAAGCCAGGTGATGGCCGCGCTGGGTTTTGCCGACCCGTACGCCCGCTGA
- a CDS encoding lipoate-protein ligase B (PFAM: Biotin/lipoate A/B protein ligase family~TIGRFAM: lipoate-protein ligase B), whose amino-acid sequence MKIELLGRRDYGATVAAMQAFTAARTPDTPDEIWLVEHEPVYTQGLAGKPEHVIDAHGIPIVPTNRGGQVTYHGPGQVVAYPLLDLKRLDIYVKEYVYRIEEAVLRVLRDVGVTGHRVAGAPGIYVKLADPFGHAALPKPAPGDDPFIGLGKIAALGIKVSNNRTYHGVSLNVAMDLAPYQGINPCGYPGLRSIDLATLGVHAGWADVAPVLGQRLASQFSP is encoded by the coding sequence GTGAAGATCGAGCTGCTGGGCCGGCGCGACTACGGCGCCACCGTGGCCGCGATGCAGGCCTTCACCGCGGCGCGCACGCCGGACACGCCCGACGAAATCTGGCTGGTGGAGCACGAGCCCGTCTACACCCAGGGCCTGGCCGGCAAGCCCGAGCACGTGATTGACGCCCACGGCATCCCCATTGTGCCCACCAACCGGGGCGGCCAGGTCACCTACCACGGGCCTGGTCAGGTGGTGGCCTACCCGCTGCTGGACCTGAAGCGCCTGGACATCTACGTCAAGGAATACGTCTACCGCATCGAAGAAGCGGTGCTGCGGGTGCTGCGCGACGTGGGTGTCACCGGCCACCGCGTGGCTGGCGCGCCGGGCATCTACGTGAAACTGGCCGACCCTTTCGGCCACGCCGCGCTGCCAAAACCGGCGCCCGGCGATGACCCTTTCATCGGGCTGGGCAAGATCGCCGCGCTGGGCATCAAGGTCAGCAACAACCGCACTTACCACGGCGTGTCGCTGAACGTGGCCATGGACCTGGCGCCTTACCAGGGCATCAACCCCTGCGGCTACCCAGGCTTGCGCAGCATCGACCTCGCTACACTGGGCGTCCACGCCGGCTGGGCCGACGTGGCCCCCGTTCTGGGCCAGCGCCTGGCGTCCCAGTTCAGCCCTTGA
- a CDS encoding putative hydrolase of the alpha/beta superfamily, whose translation MNRDTRLETIAGPAGAIACAVDAPAQAPIGVAVLCHPHPQHGGTMDNKVVQTVARAALALGYLAVRFNFRGVAGSAGAWDEGRGEVDDALAVAAHFRLDALPLALAGFSFGGYVAARAAAALADAGIAADRLVLVAPATSRFGVGEVAANTLVVHGEADDVVPLSATLDWARPQNLPVLVLPGVGHFFHGQLGLLKAVLTRSWHP comes from the coding sequence ATGAACCGCGACACCCGCCTCGAAACCATCGCCGGCCCGGCCGGTGCCATCGCCTGCGCCGTCGACGCGCCGGCCCAGGCGCCCATCGGCGTGGCCGTGCTGTGCCACCCGCACCCGCAGCACGGCGGCACCATGGACAACAAGGTGGTGCAGACCGTGGCCCGGGCCGCGCTGGCGCTGGGCTACCTGGCGGTGCGCTTCAACTTCCGCGGCGTGGCCGGCTCGGCCGGTGCCTGGGACGAAGGCCGCGGCGAGGTGGACGATGCGCTGGCCGTGGCGGCGCACTTCCGCCTGGACGCCCTGCCGCTGGCACTGGCCGGCTTTTCCTTCGGCGGCTACGTGGCCGCGCGGGCCGCCGCGGCGCTGGCCGACGCCGGCATCGCGGCCGACCGCCTGGTGCTGGTTGCCCCGGCCACGTCCCGCTTTGGCGTGGGCGAGGTGGCCGCCAACACCCTGGTGGTGCACGGCGAAGCCGACGACGTGGTGCCCCTGTCGGCCACGCTGGACTGGGCCCGGCCACAGAATTTGCCGGTGCTGGTGCTGCCCGGCGTGGGCCACTTCTTCCATGGCCAGCTGGGTCTGCTGAAGGCCGTGCTCACGCGCAGCTGGCACCCCTGA
- a CDS encoding Mg2+/Co2+ transporter (PFAM: CorA-like Mg2+ transporter protein) codes for MRVFQITAEQFIELPGLPDTPPAAGFIWIGAARPEFERRLPALQALLTQWTGSGLVELHVSDLLNPQLPSHFDTTSWYDLMVFRRLVAAATDAGHETTAALAVEAVDTSPVGFAVFDRVLLTVHPADCAVRDFFAQRLALLGHGAEPRGPSRLPPSPADLMLRMVNHMVDSYLELRRLLTRQLGALQQELMRPNSHFNDWQLLLDARNRLHLLEDTCEDQQGAIQEWIDALVEWEVPADEAARRERELLRLRSRDVLEHIERVLAHVRRLEQSVEAAVQMHFSALGHRTNAIMRTLTVLTAIFLPLNLITGFFGMNFDSLPLIHSARGVWITISALLLVGLGLGLFFWRKRYLGTQVR; via the coding sequence ATGCGGGTCTTCCAGATCACGGCCGAGCAGTTCATCGAACTGCCGGGCCTGCCCGACACGCCGCCGGCAGCCGGTTTCATCTGGATCGGTGCCGCGCGCCCGGAGTTCGAGCGCCGGCTGCCTGCGCTGCAAGCCCTGCTGACGCAGTGGACCGGTTCGGGCCTGGTGGAACTGCACGTGAGCGACCTGCTGAACCCGCAGTTGCCGTCGCACTTCGACACCACGTCCTGGTACGACCTGATGGTGTTCCGCCGCCTGGTGGCCGCGGCCACCGACGCCGGCCACGAAACCACCGCCGCTTTGGCGGTGGAGGCGGTGGACACCAGCCCGGTGGGCTTCGCGGTCTTCGACCGCGTGCTGCTCACCGTGCACCCGGCCGACTGCGCGGTGCGCGACTTCTTCGCCCAGCGCCTGGCGCTGCTGGGCCACGGCGCTGAACCGCGCGGCCCGTCCCGCCTGCCGCCCAGCCCGGCCGACCTGATGCTGCGCATGGTCAACCACATGGTGGACAGCTACCTGGAATTGCGCCGCCTGCTCACCCGGCAACTGGGCGCGCTGCAGCAGGAACTGATGCGGCCCAACAGCCATTTCAACGACTGGCAATTGCTGCTGGACGCGCGCAACCGGCTGCACCTGCTGGAAGACACCTGCGAGGACCAGCAAGGGGCGATCCAGGAATGGATCGACGCGCTGGTGGAATGGGAAGTGCCCGCCGACGAAGCCGCCCGGCGTGAACGCGAACTGCTGCGGCTGCGCTCGCGCGACGTGCTGGAGCACATCGAACGCGTGCTGGCCCACGTGCGGCGGCTGGAGCAAAGCGTGGAAGCGGCGGTGCAGATGCATTTCTCGGCCCTGGGCCACCGCACCAACGCCATCATGCGCACGCTGACGGTGCTGACCGCCATCTTCCTGCCGCTGAACCTGATCACCGGCTTCTTCGGCATGAACTTCGATTCGCTGCCACTGATCCACAGCGCACGCGGGGTGTGGATCACCATCAGCGCGCTGCTGCTGGTAGGCCTGGGGCTGGGGCTGTTCTTCTGGCGCAAGCGCTACCTGGGCACCCAGGTGCGCTGA
- a CDS encoding putative membrane protein (PFAM: Uncharacterised protein family (UPF0093)~TIGRFAM: TIGR00701 family protein), with the protein MSSAYLWVKAFHIVFVASWFAGLFYLPRIFVNLAMVAGDSHAERERLLLMGRKLYRFAGILAVPALVLGLVLWLYFGVGRGPGSGWMHIKLLLVLGVLGYHHACGKLLRRFEQMGNRRPDRWYRWFNEVTVILFTVIVVLVVVKPQW; encoded by the coding sequence ATGAGCAGTGCGTACCTGTGGGTCAAGGCCTTTCACATCGTGTTCGTGGCCAGTTGGTTTGCCGGCTTGTTCTACCTGCCGCGCATCTTCGTGAACCTGGCCATGGTGGCCGGCGACAGCCACGCTGAACGCGAGCGGCTGCTGCTGATGGGCCGCAAGCTCTACCGGTTCGCCGGCATCCTGGCCGTGCCGGCGCTGGTGCTGGGGCTGGTGCTGTGGCTGTACTTCGGCGTGGGCCGCGGCCCGGGCAGCGGCTGGATGCACATCAAGTTGCTGCTGGTGCTGGGGGTGCTGGGCTACCACCATGCCTGCGGCAAGCTGCTGCGCCGTTTCGAACAGATGGGCAACCGCCGCCCTGACCGCTGGTACCGCTGGTTCAACGAAGTCACCGTCATCCTGTTCACGGTGATCGTGGTGCTGGTGGTGGTGAAGCCCCAGTGGTAG
- a CDS encoding ferredoxin — translation MSYYKHHIFFCLNQRANGEACCASHDAQAAFDHCKASVKAAGLAGPGGVRVNKAGCLDRCAGGPVAVVYPEATWYTFVDKSDIDEIVQQHLKGGQPVARLVLPRSVGR, via the coding sequence ATGAGCTACTACAAGCACCACATTTTCTTTTGCCTGAACCAGCGTGCCAACGGCGAAGCCTGCTGCGCCAGCCACGACGCCCAGGCCGCCTTCGACCACTGCAAGGCCAGCGTCAAGGCCGCCGGCCTGGCCGGACCGGGCGGCGTTCGGGTGAACAAGGCCGGTTGCCTGGACCGCTGCGCCGGTGGCCCGGTGGCGGTGGTCTACCCCGAAGCCACCTGGTACACCTTCGTGGACAAGTCCGACATCGACGAGATCGTGCAGCAGCACCTCAAGGGTGGCCAGCCGGTGGCGCGCCTGGTGCTGCCGCGCAGCGTGGGCCGCTGA
- a CDS encoding branched-chain amino acid aminotransferase/4-amino-4-deoxychorismate lyase (PFAM: Aminotransferase class IV~TIGRFAM: D-amino acid aminotransferase), with amino-acid sequence MTTPLPDTLCHLNGRLLPLNQAQVSVLDRGFIFGDGIYEVVPVYGRRLFRFDEHMARLERNLAKVRIANPHGAEAWLKLMRELVAAQPAEDQLLYLQVTRGVALRDHVMPEGLAPTVFAMTSPMRPPTAEQRHHGVACVTARDFRWERGDIKSVSLLGNVLARQISADHGAAETVMFRDGWLTEGSGSNVWIAHEGALLGPPMNEHVLQGIRVDLLAELCEEEGIAYNLRPISEADVRAADEVILSSATKEVLPVTKLDSEHVGHGALRGKPGPVYARLYAAYQRAKASQSI; translated from the coding sequence ATGACCACGCCGCTGCCTGACACCTTGTGCCACCTGAACGGGCGGTTGCTTCCGCTAAACCAGGCCCAGGTGTCGGTGCTGGACCGCGGCTTCATCTTCGGCGACGGCATCTACGAGGTGGTGCCGGTGTACGGCCGGCGCCTGTTCCGCTTCGACGAGCACATGGCCCGGCTGGAACGCAACCTGGCCAAGGTGCGCATCGCCAACCCGCACGGCGCTGAGGCGTGGCTGAAGCTGATGCGCGAGCTGGTGGCCGCGCAGCCGGCCGAGGACCAGTTGCTGTACCTGCAGGTCACGCGCGGCGTGGCGCTGCGCGACCACGTCATGCCCGAAGGCCTGGCCCCCACGGTGTTCGCGATGACCAGCCCGATGAGGCCGCCCACGGCCGAGCAGCGCCACCATGGCGTGGCCTGCGTCACCGCGCGCGACTTCCGCTGGGAGCGGGGCGACATCAAGAGCGTGTCGCTGCTGGGCAATGTGCTGGCGCGGCAGATCTCGGCCGACCATGGCGCGGCGGAAACGGTCATGTTCCGCGATGGCTGGCTCACCGAAGGCTCGGGCAGCAATGTCTGGATCGCCCACGAAGGCGCCTTGCTGGGCCCGCCGATGAATGAACATGTGCTGCAGGGCATCCGCGTGGACCTGCTGGCCGAGTTGTGCGAAGAAGAGGGCATTGCCTACAACCTGCGCCCCATCTCCGAAGCCGATGTGCGCGCGGCCGACGAGGTGATCCTGAGTTCGGCCACCAAGGAAGTGCTGCCCGTCACCAAGCTGGACAGCGAGCATGTGGGCCACGGCGCCCTGCGCGGCAAGCCCGGCCCGGTGTACGCCCGCCTGTACGCCGCCTACCAGCGCGCCAAGGCCAGCCAGTCCATCTGA
- a CDS encoding VanZ like family protein (PFAM: VanZ like family) encodes MAAAASERRSSSAPLALAWAALILWATLYPFGPWRWPPGITLADLLRLPWPRYTDGFDILSNLLGYAPLGLMGYIVAVRHGASRLGAVVLVALGDSALSYTLEVTQNLLPLRVPSALDWLLNSAGAAAGALLGWGLHRLGQLGRLRVALYNWVQRRGAGLLLLVLWPVGLLFPTPVPLGLGQVGGALFDVAVDMLSNTPWAAGVLESLLALQPAMTPLTPAAEWLAVALGFLSPCLLAFSITRPGWRRAVLVGGAAVLALSVTTLSTALNFGPEHALAWRTPVSLPGLLTGLAAALLLARVNSRLAAGLGLVAVTALVALVAQAPADPYFAESLEGWERGRFIRFHGLAQWVGWLWPYVAIVWLLRRVGARDEPVPAAR; translated from the coding sequence ATGGCCGCCGCCGCGTCCGAACGGCGCAGTTCGTCGGCCCCGCTGGCCCTGGCCTGGGCCGCCCTCATCCTGTGGGCCACGCTCTACCCCTTCGGCCCCTGGCGCTGGCCGCCCGGCATCACCCTGGCCGACCTGCTTCGCCTGCCCTGGCCGCGCTACACCGACGGCTTCGACATCCTGTCCAACCTGCTGGGCTATGCCCCGCTGGGGCTGATGGGCTACATCGTGGCCGTTCGGCACGGGGCCTCGCGCCTGGGTGCGGTGGTGCTGGTGGCCCTGGGCGATTCCGCGCTGTCCTACACACTGGAGGTGACCCAGAACCTGCTGCCGTTGCGCGTGCCTTCCGCGCTGGACTGGCTGCTCAACAGCGCCGGCGCCGCGGCCGGGGCGCTGCTGGGCTGGGGGCTGCACCGCCTGGGGCAGTTGGGCCGGCTGCGCGTGGCGCTGTACAACTGGGTTCAGCGGCGCGGGGCCGGCTTGCTGCTGCTGGTGCTGTGGCCGGTGGGTCTGCTGTTCCCCACCCCGGTGCCGCTGGGCTTGGGCCAGGTGGGCGGGGCGCTGTTCGATGTGGCGGTGGACATGCTGTCCAACACCCCATGGGCCGCAGGCGTGCTGGAGTCGCTCCTGGCCCTGCAACCGGCCATGACGCCGCTGACCCCGGCGGCCGAATGGCTGGCCGTGGCCCTGGGATTCCTGTCGCCCTGCCTGCTGGCCTTTTCCATCACCCGGCCCGGCTGGCGGCGCGCGGTGCTGGTGGGTGGCGCCGCGGTGCTGGCGCTGAGCGTGACGACCTTGTCCACGGCCTTGAACTTCGGCCCTGAACACGCCTTGGCCTGGCGCACGCCGGTCAGCCTGCCGGGTTTGCTGACCGGACTGGCCGCGGCCTTGCTGCTGGCGCGCGTGAACAGCCGTCTGGCAGCCGGCTTGGGCCTGGTGGCGGTGACCGCGCTGGTGGCTCTGGTGGCCCAGGCGCCGGCCGACCCCTATTTCGCTGAAAGCCTGGAGGGCTGGGAGCGCGGTCGCTTCATCCGCTTCCACGGCCTGGCGCAATGGGTGGGCTGGCTGTGGCCTTACGTGGCCATCGTGTGGCTGCTGCGCCGGGTGGGCGCGCGCGACGAGCCCGTTCCTGCCGCACGCTGA
- a CDS encoding hypothetical protein (PFAM: Protein of unknown function (DUF493)) yields the protein MRDIPPEESLITYPSPFPIKVMGARVDGFVEAIVAVVKHFDPGFDETTGVTLRDSSGGKYLGVTVTITATSREQLDELYRTLTTHPMVKVVL from the coding sequence ATGCGCGACATCCCGCCCGAAGAATCGCTGATCACCTACCCCAGCCCCTTCCCGATCAAGGTGATGGGGGCGCGGGTGGACGGCTTCGTCGAGGCCATCGTGGCGGTGGTGAAGCACTTCGACCCCGGCTTTGACGAAACCACCGGCGTCACGCTGCGCGACAGCTCGGGCGGCAAGTACCTGGGCGTGACCGTCACCATCACCGCCACCAGCCGCGAGCAGTTGGACGAGCTGTACCGCACCCTCACCACCCATCCGATGGTGAAGGTCGTGCTCTGA